The Selenomonas sp. AB3002 sequence TGATGGTTTCCTGCTCGTAGAGCTTCCTGGCGATCTTCTCCAGGGACTCCCTGTTATCCTCCAGCAGCTTGTAGGCCTTCTCATACTGCTTTTTCACCAGGGCCATGACCTGATGGTCGATGGCAGTCTGGGTCTCGATGGAGCAGGCCAGGCTGGTATCGCCGCCCAGATAGCGGTTGGTGACAGTCTCCAGAGCCACCATGCCGAATTCCTCGCTCATGCCGTAGCGGGTGATCATGGCCCTGGCCATCTTGGTGGCCTGCTCGATGTCGTTGGAAGCCCCCGTGGTGATGGTGTCAAAAATCAGGGCCTCGGCCGCCCGCCCTCCCGTGAAGGTGGCGATCTTGTTCTCCAGTTCCTCCTTGCTCATGAGGTAGTGGTTTCCTTCCTCCTCCACCTGCATGGTGTAACCCAGGGCCCCGGAGGTGCGGGGAATGATGGTGATTTTCTGCACAGGGGCGGAATGGGTCTGGAGAGCAGCCACTAGAGCATGACCCACCTCATGATAGGCCACTGTCCACTTTTCCTTGTCAGAGAGAATGGCATTCTTCTTCTGGTAGCCAGCGATGACCACCTCTATGCTTTCCTCCAGGTCTGACTGGCTGGCTTCGTTCCTGCCGTCCCGGACAGCCCTGAGGGCCGCCTCGTTGACGATGTTGGCCAGCTCCGCCCCGGAGGCTCCGGAAGCCATGCGGGCTACCTTGTTGTAGTCCACATCTGCCTGCACCTTGATTTTTTTGGCATGGACCCTGAGGATTTCCTCCCGACCCTTGAGGTCGGGCAGCTCCACGGGCACCCGGCGGTCGAAACGGCCGGGACGGGTGAGGGCAGGGTCCAGGGAATCAGGCCGGTTGGTAGCCGCCAGGATAATGACCCCGGAATTGCCCTCGAAGCCGTCCATTTCCGTCAGCAGCTGGTTCAGGGTCTGCTCCCTCTCGTCATTGCCGCCAATCTGGCCGTCGCGCTTCTTGCCGATGGCGTCAATCTCGTCAATGAAGACGATGCAGGGAGCCTTTTCCTTGGCCTGCTTGAAAAGGTCTCGCACCTTGGAAGCCCCCAGGCCCACGAACATCTCCACGAACTCAGAGCCGGACATAGAGAAGAAGGGCACATCTGCCTCGCCTGCCACGGCCTTGGCCAGCAGGGTCTTGCCAGTGCCGGGAGGCCCCACCAGCAGGAGCCCCTTGGGCATGGAGGCGCCGATGGCCTTGAATTTCTCAGGGTCATGGAGGTAGGAGACAATCTCGGAAAGATTCTCCTTAGCCTCCTCCTCCCCTGCCACATCGCTGAACTTCACCCCCTGGGCGCTCTTGATGTAGACTTTCGCCTTGGAGCCCCCCAGGCCGAACATCATGGAGTCACGGCCGCCCCCCATGCGCTCCATCATCTTGCGGGACATATACTGGCCGATGGCAAAGAAAATCAAGAGGGGCAGCACCCAGGACAGCAAAATGCTCATGAAGGGAGACATCTCCTCCACGATTTCCCCGGAGAAATCCGCCCCGGATTCGTAGAGCCGCTTGGTGAGGTCCGGGTCACTCAAGCGGCCCGTTTTATAAGTATTGCCGTCTTCTTTTTCCGTGAAGATGATCTGGTTTTCCTTGATGGAAACCTTCTCCACATTCTTGGCTTCGGTCTGCTGGATAAAGGTGTTGTATTCCACCTCCTGCACTTTCTTGGCTTCAAAGTAGGGCATGAAGAGGTGGTTGAAGGCCACCAGCAGTATGAGGGTCACAATATAGTAAAAGATAATGGGCCGCTCGGGCTTCTTTACTTCATTCATGGAAAAACTCCTTTCCCGGGAGTGTTTATCTCGCCACGCGCAGGCGCAGCACCTTCACATGTTTTGTATAGAACCAGTAGGCGATGGCGATGAACACCGCGGTCACCGTCCAGCTCAGGGGATAGCAGAACATCAAGGTGGCAAAGTCAGGGTCTTGGGCAAAAGCCGTATAGACCCAGGTAAGCCGCACCCCGCAGATGCCCACCAGGGCCAGCACGGCAGGCTGCAGGGAAAAACCATAGCCCCTGAGGGCCCCTGAGAAAATATCCACAATGCCGTTGATGCCGGCTGGCACCACCACATACCAGATGCGCACCATGCCCAAGGCGATGACCTCTGGATGACTGTCAAAGAGGGCCAGCAGTGTCTCCCCGAAGAAAAGCACCAGCAGGGAGACAGTGGTCATAAAGGAAAGCCCCAATCCAAAGCACAGCCAGGTGGCCCGGCGGCAGCGGAAGAGCTTCCCCGCCCCGTAGTTCTGGCTCACAAAGGTGGTAGCCGCCTGGGAGAAAGAATAAACAATGCAATAGACATTGATCTCAATGGTGAAAGCAGCGCTGGAGGCTGCCATGGTCTCCGCCCCCAGGCTGTTGATGGCTGCCTGGATAACAATATTGGACAGGGAGAAGACCATGGCCTGAATGCCTGCGGGCAGACCGATTTTCACGATTTCCTTTATCCTCTGCCCCTGCCAGTGCAACTGCCTGAGGTCCAGGCGGATGACACCTTCCGTATGGCGCAGCACGTGCAGGAGCATGCCTGCCGCCATGAATTGGGCCAGCACCGTAGCTCCTGCCACCCCTGCAATACCCCAGCCCAAAGGACCGGCAAACAAGAGATCCAGCAGGGCATTGACGGCACTGGTCACCGCCAGGACCTGCAAGGGAGTCTTGGTATCTCCACGACTGCGGAAGATGGCGGCCTGAAAGTTATAAAGCCCCATGAAAGGCATGCCCAGCAGGAACACCCTCAGATACATCTCCGCCAGAGGCATGACGCTCTCGGGCACCGCCAGAGCCGTGAGCACAGGTCCGGCCAGCAGCTCACCCAGGGCCATAAGCCCCAGCCCCACCGCCAGCGCCAGCAGGAAGGCCGTATGGACAGCGCTGCTGGCCTTCTCCATGTCTCTGGCCCCGATAAAGCGCGCCACCATGACGTTGGCACCCAGGGAAATCCCCATAAAGAGATTCACCAACAGGCCGATGATGGAAACATTGGTGCCCACCGCCGCCATGGCCTCCGTGCCCACAAAGCGCCCCACCACCGCCACATCGGCCGCGTTGTAGAGCTGCTGCAAAAACACCGTCAGGGCCAAAGGCAGGGCAAATTTCACGATTTTGTCCCACAGGGACCCGTGAGTCATATCAAGTTCAGTGGCTTTCATAGCCAAAACGCACTCCTTAGTAAATCAAACAAACTTGCTATACTATCATAACACAAATACAGCAGATAAACAGCCCCATGCACCGCAAAAGGCGCATGGGGCAGACTCTGCTATTCATTTCTCAGATTTTCAGACTGGAATCCTTGCCCGGGGAGTACCACGGTAGACCTCATGCCCCCGATTCTGCTCCTTGCTGATCTCACCCTTGATAGCATCGATGAGGATATTGCCTATGACCTGCTTCCACATATCCTCCATGTTGTCACCGGACTGGGCAGGCGGCTGCTGGGGCGGAGGGTCCTGCCGCTTGTTGGCCATCTCGTCTGCCCGCTGCAGCTCGTTCCAAAGCTCCCGATCATCCTTGGGTGAAGCCTCCCAAGCCCACTTCAGCTCGTTGTAGGCCTCCTGGTAACGCTGCCTGTCATAGTAGATCAGGCCGCGATAGCGATGGCACTTCCAGATGGGATAGATGGCATCATCATGGGGCGTATTCTGGGCACTGTCAAAATCCAGCATGGCATTGTCATCAGAGCGCAGGCCGTAATAAGCCCGACCTCTCAGATAATAGGCATAGGCCAGGGGGCTGTCCGTGACGCTGGTATCGCGGATAACCTTGGTGAGCCGGGTAATGGCAGCGTTGTGCTCCCCTCTTTGGATG is a genomic window containing:
- the ftsH gene encoding ATP-dependent zinc metalloprotease FtsH, producing MNEVKKPERPIIFYYIVTLILLVAFNHLFMPYFEAKKVQEVEYNTFIQQTEAKNVEKVSIKENQIIFTEKEDGNTYKTGRLSDPDLTKRLYESGADFSGEIVEEMSPFMSILLSWVLPLLIFFAIGQYMSRKMMERMGGGRDSMMFGLGGSKAKVYIKSAQGVKFSDVAGEEEAKENLSEIVSYLHDPEKFKAIGASMPKGLLLVGPPGTGKTLLAKAVAGEADVPFFSMSGSEFVEMFVGLGASKVRDLFKQAKEKAPCIVFIDEIDAIGKKRDGQIGGNDEREQTLNQLLTEMDGFEGNSGVIILAATNRPDSLDPALTRPGRFDRRVPVELPDLKGREEILRVHAKKIKVQADVDYNKVARMASGASGAELANIVNEAALRAVRDGRNEASQSDLEESIEVVIAGYQKKNAILSDKEKWTVAYHEVGHALVAALQTHSAPVQKITIIPRTSGALGYTMQVEEEGNHYLMSKEELENKIATFTGGRAAEALIFDTITTGASNDIEQATKMARAMITRYGMSEEFGMVALETVTNRYLGGDTSLACSIETQTAIDHQVMALVKKQYEKAYKLLEDNRESLEKIARKLYEQETITGDEFMELLDAENETGQEGNTAPDQEGITVATEESFEEKLARQQENVDIQENIRE
- a CDS encoding MATE family efflux transporter translates to MKATELDMTHGSLWDKIVKFALPLALTVFLQQLYNAADVAVVGRFVGTEAMAAVGTNVSIIGLLVNLFMGISLGANVMVARFIGARDMEKASSAVHTAFLLALAVGLGLMALGELLAGPVLTALAVPESVMPLAEMYLRVFLLGMPFMGLYNFQAAIFRSRGDTKTPLQVLAVTSAVNALLDLLFAGPLGWGIAGVAGATVLAQFMAAGMLLHVLRHTEGVIRLDLRQLHWQGQRIKEIVKIGLPAGIQAMVFSLSNIVIQAAINSLGAETMAASSAAFTIEINVYCIVYSFSQAATTFVSQNYGAGKLFRCRRATWLCFGLGLSFMTTVSLLVLFFGETLLALFDSHPEVIALGMVRIWYVVVPAGINGIVDIFSGALRGYGFSLQPAVLALVGICGVRLTWVYTAFAQDPDFATLMFCYPLSWTVTAVFIAIAYWFYTKHVKVLRLRVAR